A genomic stretch from Seriola aureovittata isolate HTS-2021-v1 ecotype China chromosome 13, ASM2101889v1, whole genome shotgun sequence includes:
- the itgb1bp1 gene encoding integrin beta-1-binding protein 1, translating into MFRKVKKRHSSSSSQSSEISTKSKSVDSSLGGLSRSSTVASLDTDSTKSSGNSTSDTCAEFRVRYVGAIEKLQFNMSKTLQEPLDLINYIDSAQQDGKLPFVPGDEDMILGVSQYGVKVASLDQCDVLHRHPLYLIVRMLCYDDGLGAGKNLLALKTTDPKQEECSIWVYQCSSSEQAQSICKVLSASFDCALTSDKS; encoded by the exons ATGTTCCGGAAAGTCAAAAAGCGCCACAGCAGCAGTAGCTCGCAGAGCAGTGAGATCAGCACCAAAAGCAAG TCTGTGGACTCCAGTTTGGGAGGCCTCTCCAGATCGAGCACCGTCGCCAGCCTCGATACAGACTCCACCAAGAGCTCAG GTAACAGTACATCTGACACTTGTGCCGAGTTCCGGGTAAGGTATGTGGGAGCCATTGAGAAGTTACAGTTTAACATGAGCAAGACCCTCCAGGAACCTTTGGACCTCATCAACTATATTGATTCTGCTCAG CAAGACGGAAAGCTGCCCTTCGTGCCTGGAGACGAGGACATGATTCTGGGAGTGTCCCAGTACGGCGTCAAAGTGGCCTCGTTGGACCAGTGT GATGTGCTGCATCGCCACCCTCTGTACCTGATAGTGCGTATGCTGTGTTACGACGATGGCCTCGGTGCAGGGAAGAACCTCCTTGCTCTCAAAACCACCGATCCAAAGCAAGAAGAGTGCAGCATTTGGGTGTACcagtgcagcagctct GAGCAGGCTCAGTCCATCTGCAAAGTGCTGTCGGCTTCCTTTGACTGCGCACTGACATCAGACAAGTCCTGA
- the LOC130179818 gene encoding cleavage and polyadenylation specificity factor subunit 3: MATKRKVEVIVPAEESDQLLIRPLGAGQEVGRSCIILEFKGRKIMLDCGIHPGLEGMDALPYIDLIDPAEIDLLLISHFHLDHCGALPWFLQKTSFKGRTFMTHATKAIYRWLLSDYVKVSNISADDMLYTETDLEESMDKIETINFHEVKEVAGIKFWCYHAGHVLGAAMFMIEIAGVKLLYTGDFSRQEDRHLMAAEIPSVKPDILIIESTYGTHIHEKREEREARFCNTVHDIVNREGRCLIPVFALGRAQELLLILDEYWQNHPELHDIPIYYASSLAKKCMAVYQTYVNAMNDKIRKAININNPFVFKHISNLKSMDHFDDIGPSVVMASPGMMQSGLSRELFESWCTDKRNGVIIAGYCVEGTLAKHIMSEPEEITTMSGQKLQLKMSVDYISFSAHTDYQQTSEFIRALKPPHVILVHGEQNEMARLKAALIREYEDNDQVHIEVHNPRNTEAVTLNFRGEKLAKVMGSLADKKCAQGQRVSGILVKKNFNYHILNPSDLSTYTELSMSTVKQTQAIPFTGPYSLLVCHLRNLTGDVEELDGTEKNTLKLFKNIILIQEAGMVLLEWIANPLNDMYADAVTTVVLEVQSNPKAQKVMETQSAIMDMDVFHTRLEVMLQDMFGEECVDFRDGKNISVTVDGKTVHICLETRSVCYEDECTEDDSLREMVELAVQRLYDALNPVI; encoded by the exons ATGGCTACAAAACGCAAAGTAGAGGTGATTGTCCCAGCTGAGGAGAGTGACCAGCTTCTTATTCGTCCGCT AGGTGCTGGTCAGGAGGTCGGAAGGTCATGCATCATCCTGGAGttcaaaggaagaaaaattatg ctggaCTGTGGCATCCACCCTGGCTTGGAGGGAATGGACGCTCTCCCCTACATAGACTTGATCGATCCAGCGGAGATAGACCTGCTGCTCATCAGCCA TTTTCATCTGGATCACTGTGGAGCTCTGCCATGGTTCCTCCAGAAGACCAGCTTTAAAGGCAGGACGTTCATGACCCACGCCACTAAGGCGATCTACCGCTGGCTACTGTCGGACTACGTCAAAGTCAG CAACATTTCTGCAGACGACATGCTTTACACTGAGACAGACCTGGAAGAGAGCATGGATAAGATTGAGACCATCAACTTCCACGAGGTCAAAGAGGTCGCTGGAATCAAGTTCTGGTGTTACCACGCTGGTCATGTGCTGGGAGCTGCCATGTTCATGATCGAAATAGCTGGAGTCAAG ctGCTGTACACAGGAGACTTCTCCCGACAAGAAGACAGGCATCTGATGGCAGCTGAGATCCCCAGTGTCAAACCTGACATCTTAATCATA GAGTCAACTTATGGCACCCACATCCATGAAAAGAGGGAGGAACGTGAAGCTCGGTTCTGTAACACAGTCCATGACATTGTCAACAGAGAAGGTCGCTGTTTAATCCCTGTGTTCGCCTTAGGACGGGCCCAAGAACTGCTGCTCATCCTGG ATGAGTACTGGCAAAACCACCCAGAGCTCCACGACATCCCCATCTACTATGCTTCATCCCTGGCCAAGAAGTGCATGGCTGTGTACCAGACCTACGTCAACGCAATGAACGACAAGATCCGCAAAGCCATAAATATCAACAATCCTTTTGTCTTCAAGCACATCAGCAACCTCAAG AGCATGGATCATTTCGATGACATCGGTCCCAGTGTGGTGATGGCGTCTCCAGGTATGATGCAGAGTGGGCTCTCCAGAGAGCTCTTTGAGAGCTGGTGCACTGATAAGAGAAACGGAGTCATCATCGCTGGATACTGTGTGGAGGGCACACTGGCCAAG CACATCATGTCTGAGCCGGAGGAGATCACCACCATGTCGGGACAGAAGCTGCAGTTGAAGATGTCAGTGGACTACATCTCCTTCTCTGCCCACACAGACTACCAGCAGACCAGCGAGTTCATCAGGGCACTCAAACCACCACATGTG ATCCTGGTCCATGGAGAGCAGAATGAGATGGCCCGTCTGAAGGCTGCACTGATCAGGGAGTATGAGGATAATGACCAGGTTCACATCGAGGTCCACAACCCTCGCAACACAGAAGCGGTCACCCTCAACttcagaggagagaaactggCCAAG gtgatGGGCTCTCTGGCTGATAAGAAGTGTGCTCAGGGTCAGAGGGTGTCGGGCATACTGGTGAAGAAGAACTTCAACTACCACATCCTCAATCCCTCTGACTTATCCA CATACACGGAGCTGTCCATGAGCACAGTGAAACAGACCCAGGCCATCCCCTTCACTGGACCTTACTCACTGCTCGTCTGCCATCTGAGGAACCTCACTG GTGATGTGGAAGAGCTGGATGGAACCgagaaaaacactttgaagCTCTTTAAAAATATCATTCTGATCCAAGAGGCTGGCATGGTGCTGCTGGAG TGGATAGCTAACCCTCTGAATGACATGTATGCTGATGCTGTCACCACAGTAGTGCTGGAAGTCCAGTCGAACCCAAAGGCTCAGAAGG TCATGGAGACCCAGAGTGCCATTATGGACATGGACGTCTTTCATACCCGACTAGAGGTCATGCTGCA GGATATGTTTGGAGAGGAATGTGTGGATTTCAGGGATGGTAAAAATATCTCTGTGACAGTAGATGGGAAGACGGTTCACATCTGCTTGGAAACGAGG tCTGTGTGCTACGAGGATGAATGCACAGAGGACGACTCTCTGAGAGAGATGGTGGAGCTGGCGGTGCAGCGGCTCTATGACGCCCTCAACCCAGTCATCTGA
- the LOC130179819 gene encoding uncharacterized protein LOC130179819 → MAEVRHRFGKGAYDYVHKIYNWHILERPKKRGNGTIHISSLSARFMSGDINNSELYGAKSVADAVTGVALRDNYTTVTPVLDAYNDIMRKGNASEYYYYRGLKEYTRSNKTQIKVVERNLPRCRSNAKFRRTFCTSSPYKRCLCWGHGQFVFIRDFSGNGTRSEPLYKTKTGYYEILEVMPTATQAQIKTAYYKQSFVYHPDRNAGSDEATIRFSEISEAYTVLGNKALRKKYDRGLLSQSDLVATARPSAKDSAGSPAKHQTESRRSVVGADIRGGVFDFDKFFKSHYNEQLQKQRDIRVRKEEMLREKQEAMAEKKLGKLTEICVGVLLAMAVGIMISLKRG, encoded by the coding sequence ATGGCGGAGGTCAGGCATCGTTTTGGAAAGGGAGCGTATGACTATGTGCACAAAATATACAATTGGCACATCCTGGAAAGGCCAAAGAAGCGAGGTAACGGTACAATACATATTTCGTCTCTGTCGGCAAGATTTATGTCAGGTGACATTAACAATAGCGAACTGTATGGAGCCAAAAGTGTTGCGGACGCAGTGACCGGTGTAGCTTTACGGGACAATTACACAACAGTAACACCGGTGCTTGATGCTTATAACGATATTATGAGAAAGGGAAATGCCTCTGAATATTACTACTATCGGGGGCTTAAAGAGTATACACGTTCTAACAAGACCCAAATTAAAGTTGTAGAAAGAAACCTCCCTCGGTGCCGGAGTAACGCCAAGTTTCGGAGGACTTTCTGCACCTCCAGCCCCTACAAACGGTGTTTGTGTTGGGGTCACGGACAGTTTGTGTTCATCAGGGATTTCAGCGGAAACGGGACTCGCTCTGAGCCGCTGTACAAAACTAAAACAGGCTATTATGAAATCCTGGAGGTGATGCCTACAGCTACTCAAGCCCAGATAAAAACAGCCTACTACAAGCAGTCCTTCGTCTACCACCCAGACAGAAACGCCGGCAGCGACGAGGCCACTATCCGCTTCTCTGAGATCAGCGAGGCCTACACGGTGCTGGGAAACAAGGCTTTGAGGAAGAAATATGACCGGGGGCTGCTCAGCCAGTCGGACCTCGTTGCAACAGCCAGACCCTCCGCCAAGGACAGCGCAGGGAGCCCCGCGAAACACCAAACTGAAAGCCGGCGGTCTGTAGTGGGCGCCGACATCCGAGGAGGCGTCTTCGATTTCGACAAGTTTTTCAAGTCCCACTACAAcgagcagctgcagaaacaaagagacatcCGAGTCCGCAAAGAGGAGATGCTCAGGGAGAAACAGGAGGCGATGGCCGAGAAGAAGCTGGGCAAGTTGACGGAGATATGTGTAGGGGTGCTGCTGGCAATGGCTGTGGGTATAATGATCAGCTTAAAACGGGGGTGA
- the iah1 gene encoding isoamyl acetate-hydrolyzing esterase 1 homolog — MMSKFKTVTWPKVILFGDSITQFSFQPNGWGAEIADKLARKCDVINRGLSGYNSKWGKIVLPRLINSQSSADNNIAAVTVFFGANDCSLEDKNPQQHIPLQEYSENLKEITRFLASAGVSADKVIFITPPPIHEPAWEKQCILKGFSLNRHNSVAGQYAQACVQAASQCGTDVLDLWTLMQKDGQDYTVYLSDGLHLSEKGNQFVAQHLWGLLESRVANLPFILPYWGDVDAKSPESSLLCDQ; from the exons ATGATGTCTAAGTTCAAAACCGTAACTTGGCCTAAAGTGATTTTATTTGGCGACTCCATCACACAG ttttcatttcaaccCAATGGATGGGGTGCAGAAATTGCGGACAAATTAGCAAG AAAGTGTGATGTTATAAACAGAGGGCTGTCTGGCTACAACTCCAAATGGGGTAAGATTGTTCTTCCTCGCCTCATCAACAGCCAGAGCTCAGCAGACAACAACATAGCTGCTGTCACTGTCTTCTTTGGAGCCAACGACTGTTCACTGGAAG ATAAAAACCCCCAGCAGCACATCCCTCTGCAGGAGTATTCAGAGAACCTGAAGGAGATCACCCGCTTTCTGGCTTCAGCTGGAGTGTCAGCAGACAAAGTTATCTTCATCACCCCCCCACCTATCCATGAACCAGCCTGGGAGAAGCAGTGCATTTTGAAAG GATTTTCTCTCAATCGCCACAACTCTGTAGCGGGGCAGTATGCCCAGGCGTGTGTTCAGGCTGCCAGTCAGTGTGGCACAGATGTCCTGGACCTCTGGACACTCATGCAGAAAGATGGACAG GACTACACAGTCTACTTGTCTGACGGATTACATCTCTCAGAGAAGGGAAACCAGTTTGTGGCCCAGCACCTGTGGGGGCTGCTGGAGAGCCGAGTGGCCAACCTGCCCTTCATTCTGCCTTACTGGGGAGACGTGGACGCCAAGAGCCCTGAGAGCAGCCTCCTCTGTGACCAGTGA